From Paenibacillus physcomitrellae, the proteins below share one genomic window:
- a CDS encoding VOC family protein: MNFASVRIITDDVDRLVEFYERVLGVSAERPAPVFAEFILPSCTLAIGHSQTGQLFGAGSVVAAQNRSVIIEFLVDDVDAEYARLKSAVDDWVQEPTAMPWGNRSVLFRDPDGNLVNLFKPVTEEAIKRFSGRR, translated from the coding sequence ATGAATTTCGCTTCTGTACGCATTATAACCGACGACGTGGATCGTCTCGTCGAGTTTTATGAGAGAGTTTTAGGTGTTTCGGCGGAGCGCCCCGCGCCCGTATTTGCCGAATTTATTTTACCTTCATGCACCTTGGCAATCGGCCACTCCCAGACGGGGCAGCTATTTGGCGCTGGTTCCGTAGTGGCGGCCCAAAACCGCTCTGTCATCATCGAGTTCCTCGTCGACGATGTCGATGCCGAATACGCTCGTTTGAAGTCAGCTGTCGATGATTGGGTACAGGAACCGACCGCGATGCCGTGGGGAAACCGTTCTGTGCTTTTCCGCGATCCTGATGGTAACCTCGTTAATCTCTTCAAGCCGGTGACCGAGGAAGCAATCAAACGGTTTAGCGGCAGACGCTGA
- a CDS encoding ketopantoate reductase family protein: MRILFFGRGLISTQYAWAFEQAGHTVEFYVRKGRTETYGSSIELEMWDGRKGKKLIKESWNIKLHEEILPKYDLIIASVNTEQLPGAAQLLATAAGHTPILIFNNIWQDLKSSIAPLSMNKVVFGFPGAGGGIADNRLRGGFLKMVFLEKPRAGTEQINNKIKELFESAHFKISWIKDMQNWLWNHFAMNAAMETEVIRRGSFPAILNHRDSFSNVGLNMREMIPVLKARGGKPDAISLLLTKVPPGLLGILFNKVIFAKGSLARLFMEHNNSKAGFAILEVVREAQKAGIPLPRLTAALENSEYHKAIENSIL, translated from the coding sequence ATGCGAATTTTATTCTTCGGCAGAGGTTTAATATCGACCCAATATGCGTGGGCTTTTGAACAGGCAGGGCATACCGTGGAGTTTTACGTTAGGAAAGGGAGAACAGAAACCTACGGAAGTAGTATAGAGCTTGAAATGTGGGATGGACGAAAAGGGAAAAAGCTCATCAAAGAAAGTTGGAACATCAAACTTCATGAGGAAATCCTTCCCAAGTATGATCTCATTATTGCGAGCGTCAACACGGAACAGCTTCCGGGAGCGGCACAATTGCTGGCAACGGCTGCAGGCCATACTCCGATCCTCATATTCAATAACATCTGGCAAGACTTGAAATCATCAATCGCACCCTTGTCTATGAATAAGGTTGTCTTTGGTTTCCCCGGAGCAGGGGGCGGCATCGCGGACAATCGGCTTAGAGGCGGCTTTTTGAAAATGGTATTTCTGGAAAAACCACGGGCAGGCACAGAACAGATTAACAACAAGATCAAAGAACTATTTGAAAGTGCCCATTTTAAAATTAGCTGGATCAAGGATATGCAAAACTGGCTATGGAACCACTTTGCCATGAATGCGGCTATGGAGACGGAGGTGATCAGACGGGGGAGCTTTCCAGCGATATTGAACCATCGCGACTCTTTTTCCAATGTTGGGTTGAATATGAGGGAAATGATCCCTGTACTGAAAGCAAGAGGTGGAAAGCCGGATGCCATTTCTCTCCTGCTGACTAAAGTTCCTCCGGGACTTCTGGGCATCCTGTTTAACAAGGTCATTTTTGCAAAAGGCAGCTTGGCGCGGCTTTTCATGGAACACAACAACAGCAAAGCAGGTTTTGCGATACTTGAAGTTGTAAGAGAAGCCCAAAAGGCAGGCATTCCTTTGCCACGACTTACAGCGGCACTTGAAAACAGTGAATATCATAAGGCTATTGAAAATTCCATATTATAA
- a CDS encoding MerR family transcriptional regulator, whose translation MLNIAKPTIRYYEEIGLALKVSRDKNNIRMFSDDDVMRLRTIQCMRGSGMSIEDVRHYIELSTIEEEGIQERYSIILHQEDILMQKKRELEEQIAFIEHKKQRYAEQLQGERHSGPASWQAE comes from the coding sequence ATGTTGAATATAGCCAAGCCGACAATCCGTTACTACGAGGAGATTGGACTTGCTCTCAAGGTCAGTCGGGATAAAAACAACATCCGCATGTTCTCTGACGATGATGTGATGCGCTTAAGAACAATCCAGTGCATGCGAGGCTCAGGGATGAGTATCGAGGATGTACGTCACTATATTGAGTTGTCGACAATAGAGGAGGAAGGTATCCAGGAGCGTTATTCTATTATTTTGCATCAGGAGGACATACTCATGCAGAAGAAAAGGGAACTAGAGGAGCAGATCGCTTTCATTGAACATAAAAAGCAACGGTATGCGGAGCAGTTGCAAGGGGAAAGGCACTCCGGTCCGGCTTCTTGGCAGGCGGAGTGA
- a CDS encoding helix-turn-helix transcriptional regulator, whose amino-acid sequence MNKTDRLLAIVLELQSREVVRGEDLAALFETSVRTIYRDIQALSEAGVPIIGAPGTGYSLMKGYFLPPVSFTVEEAVTLLIGTDFIEQRFDEEYRVRSQAVRKKVEAVLSENVRREASRLRKALRLLAPGKQVALSKEREYFEKIRQALLDERKIRFHYSKKMGDSGGNPHSDRTVAPYGLVLVEGAWMLVGYCDLRQDIRHFRLSRMTELIALEERFKLPADFNLREYTPKDDRDLRVRLLFNPDLADKVKESGYPYMEDMEEHPDGLHVVLRIRQQDEVLRWVLGWGAGVTVLEPAAFRDRIREEALKILKRY is encoded by the coding sequence ATGAACAAAACCGACCGTTTATTGGCCATCGTGCTGGAGCTGCAAAGCAGGGAAGTTGTACGGGGCGAAGATTTGGCGGCCCTGTTTGAAACCAGCGTGCGGACCATCTATCGTGACATTCAGGCGCTTAGTGAGGCGGGAGTGCCGATTATAGGTGCCCCGGGGACAGGGTATTCTTTAATGAAAGGTTATTTCCTGCCGCCTGTCAGTTTCACGGTAGAAGAAGCCGTGACCTTGCTTATAGGAACGGATTTTATCGAGCAGCGATTTGATGAGGAGTATCGTGTCAGATCTCAAGCCGTTCGAAAAAAAGTCGAGGCCGTCCTATCGGAGAACGTCCGCCGTGAGGCCTCTCGTCTGCGCAAGGCGCTGCGTTTGCTGGCTCCCGGTAAACAAGTCGCGCTGTCCAAAGAAAGGGAATATTTCGAAAAGATCCGTCAGGCCCTACTAGATGAACGAAAGATCAGATTTCATTATTCCAAAAAGATGGGGGATTCGGGCGGGAATCCCCATAGTGATCGAACCGTCGCTCCCTATGGTCTCGTTCTCGTAGAAGGAGCTTGGATGCTTGTAGGCTATTGCGATCTACGCCAAGACATCCGCCATTTCCGTTTGTCCCGAATGACCGAACTAATCGCTCTGGAAGAACGGTTCAAATTGCCGGCAGATTTTAACTTGAGGGAGTATACCCCTAAGGATGATCGGGACTTGCGGGTTCGCCTTCTTTTTAACCCAGACCTCGCAGATAAGGTGAAAGAATCGGGTTATCCTTACATGGAGGATATGGAAGAGCACCCCGATGGCTTACATGTGGTCTTACGAATTCGGCAACAGGATGAAGTGCTGCGATGGGTGCTTGGCTGGGGAGCGGGTGTGACCGTATTGGAGCCTGCAGCATTCCGGGATCGGATTCGTGAGGAAGCCCTAAAAATATTAAAACGCTACTGA
- a CDS encoding TetR/AcrR family transcriptional regulator, translating into MKKQPEVTDKTRQTFIQVFCDLYSQKPIEKISIQEIAKQSGYNRSTFYQYFTDIYELLDCVEERVLKSINEEMASREFSTHTFQDALQCLGNVEEISILKALLGDYGSVHFVERLKREIPFERLIVDFPTDDVLAPYIIEFYISTLISMFRLWIRNGKDLSSEELVKLIDSLFANGITPFSFFGTVNPRCPDSNKRQGDREKENESPLYR; encoded by the coding sequence ATGAAGAAGCAGCCTGAAGTGACGGACAAAACAAGACAAACCTTTATCCAAGTATTCTGTGATTTATATAGCCAAAAACCCATTGAAAAAATATCGATTCAAGAGATTGCCAAACAATCAGGATATAACCGCAGTACCTTTTATCAATACTTTACGGATATCTATGAATTGTTGGACTGCGTTGAAGAGCGTGTCTTGAAATCCATTAACGAGGAAATGGCAAGCAGAGAGTTCTCTACACATACTTTCCAAGATGCCCTTCAATGCTTGGGAAATGTAGAGGAAATTTCAATTCTTAAAGCCCTCTTGGGCGACTATGGTTCTGTTCATTTTGTTGAACGCCTGAAAAGAGAAATTCCCTTTGAGAGATTGATTGTGGACTTTCCAACAGATGATGTCCTAGCCCCCTACATAATTGAGTTTTATATATCAACATTAATTTCTATGTTTCGCCTTTGGATACGCAACGGCAAAGATCTATCGTCTGAAGAATTGGTCAAGCTCATTGATAGCCTATTTGCAAATGGAATCACACCGTTTTCTTTCTTTGGTACGGTCAATCCGCGGTGCCCTGATTCGAATAAAAGGCAAGGGGACAGGGAGAAAGAGAATGAGAGTCCCCTATATAGATAA
- a CDS encoding aldehyde dehydrogenase family protein, giving the protein MAIFNIFETWLTGFIQVAVDTLKEFQFSTTIGTAQVVHQPVGVVGMITPWNSSTTQIASKIAHAVASGCTCVVKPSEISGLQTQILLECIHEAGLPAGAINVVNGLGEVVGTELTRNPDVAMIPFTGSTNIGKIIYRESIATMKRIVLELGGKSPNIVLEDADLNKAIPGAVMRCFMNNGQACIAGTRLIVPEGRLDEVKSLIKQTIANIKVGDPSEKDTLIGPMATEKHYNNVQRYIRLGLEEGAELVAGGEGHPDGLESGYYVKPTVFAHVNQNMTIAQEEIFGPVLSVITYRTEQEAIKIANDTKFGLGGYISSTNPVKAREVAAQFDAGVILINDSTFEMNAPFGGFKQSGIGREYGPLGMDEYMELKTIVG; this is encoded by the coding sequence TTGGCTATATTCAACATTTTCGAAACCTGGCTAACCGGCTTTATTCAGGTTGCCGTTGATACGCTTAAAGAATTTCAGTTCAGCACTACGATTGGTACTGCCCAGGTGGTTCACCAGCCTGTCGGTGTCGTCGGCATGATTACTCCTTGGAACTCAAGTACGACACAAATCGCAAGCAAAATCGCTCATGCTGTAGCTTCCGGCTGCACCTGTGTGGTCAAGCCCAGTGAAATAAGCGGCCTTCAGACCCAAATTCTGCTGGAGTGTATTCATGAAGCAGGTTTGCCTGCCGGCGCCATCAACGTGGTGAACGGTTTAGGCGAGGTGGTAGGCACAGAATTGACTCGCAATCCAGATGTAGCCATGATCCCCTTTACCGGCTCCACCAACATCGGTAAAATCATTTACCGGGAATCCATAGCCACTATGAAACGAATCGTGCTGGAGCTTGGCGGAAAATCGCCTAATATTGTGCTAGAGGATGCCGATTTGAATAAAGCTATTCCGGGCGCTGTCATGCGCTGCTTCATGAACAACGGGCAGGCCTGCATAGCAGGAACCAGACTGATTGTCCCCGAGGGTCGGCTTGACGAGGTAAAAAGCCTGATCAAACAAACGATTGCCAACATTAAAGTCGGTGATCCTTCAGAGAAAGACACGCTGATCGGTCCCATGGCTACCGAGAAGCATTACAACAACGTTCAACGCTACATTCGTTTGGGTTTGGAGGAAGGAGCTGAGCTGGTTGCCGGAGGCGAAGGACATCCTGACGGACTGGAGTCAGGGTACTATGTGAAGCCGACCGTTTTCGCTCATGTAAACCAAAACATGACTATTGCTCAAGAGGAAATATTCGGCCCTGTGCTGTCCGTAATCACCTACCGAACAGAGCAAGAGGCGATTAAAATCGCAAATGACACCAAGTTCGGACTTGGAGGGTACATCAGTTCAACCAATCCAGTGAAAGCTCGGGAGGTAGCAGCCCAATTCGACGCGGGTGTTATACTGATCAACGATTCCACGTTCGAAATGAATGCTCCGTTCGGCGGTTTTAAGCAATCGGGAATCGGCAGAGAATATGGTCCATTAGGGATGGATGAATATATGGAGTTAAAGACGATCGTAGGTTAA
- a CDS encoding cupin domain-containing protein, which translates to MYVYSGYQHQWQNPMQCYWYNNLSPHYYNWNNRIYNPYGNIALQDYGTRPLVVNIDQAAKQNNNYRTALWTGEYFQVTLMSINVGEDIGLEVHPTTDQFIRIEEGQGLVQMGDSRDNLDFQVMAYDDYAIMVPAGKWHNLTNTGNRPLKVYVIYAPPEHPYGTVHEQDEHSI; encoded by the coding sequence ATGTACGTTTATTCAGGTTATCAGCATCAATGGCAAAATCCAATGCAATGCTACTGGTATAACAATTTGAGTCCCCATTATTACAACTGGAACAACCGCATCTATAATCCATATGGAAACATTGCATTACAAGATTATGGAACAAGACCGTTAGTAGTGAATATTGACCAAGCAGCCAAACAAAACAACAATTACCGCACCGCTTTATGGACAGGTGAATATTTCCAAGTAACTTTAATGAGTATTAATGTTGGTGAAGACATAGGTTTGGAAGTCCATCCGACAACTGACCAGTTCATACGGATTGAAGAAGGTCAGGGGCTTGTTCAAATGGGTGATAGCAGAGATAATTTAGATTTTCAAGTTATGGCGTACGATGATTATGCAATTATGGTACCTGCAGGAAAATGGCACAATCTAACCAATACAGGTAATCGTCCCCTTAAAGTTTATGTTATCTATGCACCCCCTGAGCATCCATATGGTACAGTTCATGAGCAGGATGAACATTCAATTTGA